From the Halalkalicoccus sp. CGA53 genome, one window contains:
- a CDS encoding O-antigen ligase family protein, whose translation MSAHSHLRRVSGHLGSFEVVFALFLFSGVYKASPRLAWVPIDLTAMLAAVSLLLSVGLLARGRVEVRPGSLALVALFGGFLVYALLSVLWTPSEIYVREKAFRLASVTTFSLLGCALVVAQDRVRLWRFLAVSLALAVVTAVATVYPVVLYGPVRVEPFGTTYLILGRMIGFGAVVAACYLLFVSPSTPRSIAATAVLGFLGAGLVLLDGRGPLAATVLTIGALAVAAFPLASLHRRPERLLPSLAAGGIVAAATVVYGESLRVTEKFRATFSDDPDPATTGRLENWEFALETWLSGRTVTGHGLASWGPLNDQVVRWPHNVVLELLVELGVVGLVLFSLPVVIGLSLAILGYRETREPECVVVLALFCYTFLNAQVTGDFNENRFLFAAIGLLCYGAYARGSEPVTVDRLVDRARRLLG comes from the coding sequence GTGAGCGCTCACTCCCACCTCCGACGGGTCTCTGGCCACCTCGGGAGTTTCGAGGTGGTGTTCGCGCTCTTTCTCTTCTCCGGCGTCTACAAGGCTTCGCCGCGGCTCGCGTGGGTGCCGATCGACCTGACGGCGATGCTCGCGGCCGTGAGCCTCCTCCTCTCCGTCGGCCTGCTCGCCCGGGGACGCGTCGAGGTTCGCCCCGGTTCACTGGCCCTGGTCGCGCTGTTCGGGGGCTTTCTCGTCTACGCGCTCCTCTCCGTCCTCTGGACGCCGAGCGAGATCTACGTGCGAGAGAAGGCGTTCAGGCTCGCCAGCGTCACGACGTTCTCGCTGCTCGGCTGTGCGCTCGTCGTGGCCCAGGACCGGGTTCGACTGTGGCGTTTTCTCGCCGTCTCGCTCGCGCTGGCCGTCGTGACGGCGGTGGCGACGGTCTACCCGGTCGTCCTCTACGGACCCGTGCGGGTCGAGCCGTTCGGGACGACGTACCTCATCCTCGGCCGGATGATCGGCTTCGGCGCGGTCGTCGCCGCCTGCTACCTCCTGTTCGTCTCCCCGTCGACCCCCCGATCTATCGCGGCGACCGCCGTCCTCGGGTTTCTCGGCGCCGGTCTGGTCCTGCTCGACGGACGGGGGCCGCTGGCGGCCACCGTGCTCACGATCGGGGCGCTCGCCGTCGCGGCGTTCCCGCTCGCCTCGCTTCACCGGAGACCCGAACGCCTCCTCCCGAGCCTCGCTGCCGGCGGCATCGTCGCCGCCGCGACCGTCGTCTACGGCGAGTCGCTCCGCGTCACCGAGAAGTTCCGGGCGACGTTCAGCGACGATCCCGACCCGGCGACGACCGGACGGCTGGAGAACTGGGAGTTCGCGCTCGAGACCTGGCTCTCGGGTCGGACGGTCACCGGTCACGGGCTTGCGAGCTGGGGCCCGCTCAACGATCAGGTCGTTCGCTGGCCGCACAACGTCGTCCTGGAACTCCTCGTCGAACTGGGGGTGGTCGGCCTCGTCCTCTTCTCGCTTCCGGTCGTGATCGGCCTCTCGCTCGCGATCCTCGGCTACCGGGAGACACGCGAGCCGGAGTGTGTGGTCGTCCTCGCGCTCTTCTGCTACACGTTCCTCAACGCACAGGTGACCGGCGACTTCAACGAGAACCGCTTTCTCTTCGCCGCGATCGGACTGCTCTGTTACGGTGCGTACGCGAGGGGATCCGAACCGGTGACGGTCGACCGACTCGTCGATCGAGCCCGGCGCCTCCTCGGGTGA
- a CDS encoding TRAP transporter permease, with protein MSTETSTTLNGKVRALDVAVTVGALVFWAIVLAWIRWGQGSIARNRYAVVFLGGILVLYLMHEAVDSLSEGDLLDLLILVACGAVMVVASVYIYTDYEAFYIRRQGWAHDYEYRLAWLVIAVILYLTWRAYGNVFLALIGGVMLYARFGNYVPGLFGHSGIETNFMLQMLITDLAGFYGSLTQLTAAWIAPFLLYAGLLFAYGAFDLILRIAIVSAKYIESGVAQTAVIASAIIGSINGSYAANAGMTGSFTIPTMMDAGLSGRTAAGIEGTASTSGQVLPPVMGASAFVMASVLGIAYIDVVIAGLIPAAILVISILVAVHYTSVNEIGGQSMDFEDYFDEEMTRNDKLVQSVRFGVPFAVLLITLGYLQWTVMTSALYTIVAMVGLGVAIPVAQTAYEVSNGQRGARVELDERWSTGVRSRVASVRRNSVFDTLVDEVGNTIHGFRRGAVILAPIAIILAAVNGVVDLLGTTGVPSRIAIMLMQLSGGILIVAVIFGMGVCIVMGVGMPTVAAYVIVSTLVAPTFINVFEIPELAAHYMVFYAAVMAGVTPPVAVAVVVASGIAGSNFWRSCASAITIAAPLFVLPISFIYHPEIVSTAIGPQSLISGLLILLGAITIIYGLNYPFPHSRWVTLPLRAVLFALGAFVMIYPSWVLKAVVIAAFFLLFASERAIANGRDLPFPTSLGR; from the coding sequence ATGAGCACGGAAACATCGACGACGCTGAACGGGAAGGTGAGGGCGCTCGACGTCGCCGTGACGGTCGGGGCGCTCGTGTTCTGGGCGATCGTCCTCGCCTGGATACGTTGGGGCCAGGGCTCGATCGCCCGGAACCGCTACGCGGTCGTCTTCCTCGGCGGGATCCTCGTCCTCTACCTGATGCACGAGGCGGTGGACTCGCTCTCGGAGGGCGACCTACTCGACCTGCTGATACTCGTCGCGTGTGGGGCGGTGATGGTCGTCGCGAGCGTCTACATCTACACCGACTACGAAGCCTTCTACATCCGCCGGCAGGGCTGGGCGCACGACTACGAGTACCGCCTCGCGTGGCTCGTGATCGCGGTGATCCTCTATCTCACCTGGCGGGCCTACGGCAACGTCTTCCTCGCACTCATCGGGGGTGTGATGCTCTACGCCCGCTTCGGTAACTACGTGCCGGGGCTGTTCGGTCACAGCGGCATCGAGACGAACTTCATGCTGCAGATGCTGATCACCGACCTCGCGGGCTTCTACGGCTCGCTCACACAGCTGACGGCCGCGTGGATCGCGCCGTTCCTGCTGTACGCGGGCTTGCTGTTCGCCTACGGCGCGTTCGACCTCATCCTGCGGATCGCGATCGTGAGCGCGAAGTACATCGAGTCCGGCGTCGCCCAGACCGCGGTGATCGCGAGTGCGATCATCGGCTCGATAAACGGCAGCTACGCCGCCAACGCCGGGATGACCGGCTCGTTCACGATCCCGACGATGATGGACGCGGGCCTCTCCGGGCGCACCGCGGCCGGGATCGAGGGGACGGCCTCGACCTCCGGGCAGGTGCTCCCCCCGGTGATGGGCGCCTCGGCGTTCGTCATGGCCTCCGTGCTCGGCATCGCCTACATCGACGTGGTGATCGCGGGGCTGATCCCCGCGGCGATCCTCGTCATCAGCATCCTCGTCGCGGTCCACTACACGTCGGTCAACGAGATCGGCGGTCAGAGCATGGACTTCGAGGACTACTTCGACGAGGAGATGACCAGAAACGACAAGCTCGTCCAGAGCGTGCGTTTCGGCGTCCCGTTCGCGGTGTTGCTGATCACGCTTGGCTACCTCCAGTGGACGGTGATGACCTCCGCGCTCTACACGATCGTCGCGATGGTCGGACTCGGAGTCGCCATCCCGGTCGCACAGACCGCATACGAGGTCTCGAACGGACAGCGAGGCGCCCGCGTCGAACTCGACGAGCGGTGGTCGACTGGCGTTCGATCGCGCGTCGCGTCGGTCCGGCGCAACAGCGTCTTCGATACGCTCGTCGACGAGGTCGGGAACACGATCCACGGCTTCCGTCGCGGTGCCGTGATCCTCGCGCCGATCGCGATCATCCTCGCGGCGGTCAACGGCGTCGTCGACCTGCTGGGGACGACCGGCGTCCCCTCCCGGATCGCGATCATGCTGATGCAGCTCTCGGGCGGCATCCTGATCGTCGCGGTGATCTTCGGGATGGGCGTCTGTATCGTCATGGGCGTCGGGATGCCGACGGTCGCCGCCTACGTCATCGTCTCGACGCTCGTCGCGCCGACGTTCATCAACGTCTTCGAGATCCCCGAACTCGCGGCCCACTACATGGTGTTCTACGCGGCGGTGATGGCCGGGGTCACCCCACCGGTCGCGGTCGCGGTGGTGGTCGCCTCCGGGATAGCCGGCTCTAACTTCTGGCGCTCGTGTGCCTCGGCGATCACGATAGCGGCGCCGCTGTTCGTCCTGCCGATCTCCTTTATCTACCACCCGGAGATCGTCTCGACGGCGATCGGCCCTCAGTCGCTTATCAGCGGCCTGCTGATACTGCTCGGCGCGATCACGATCATCTACGGGCTCAACTACCCGTTCCCCCACTCCCGGTGGGTCACGCTGCCGCTCCGGGCGGTGCTGTTCGCCCTCGGTGCGTTCGTGATGATCTACCCGAGCTGGGTGCTGAAGGCCGTAGTCATCGCCGCGTTCTTCCTCCTGTTCGCCTCGGAGCGGGCGATCGCGAACGGACGGGACCTCCCGTTCCCGACCAGCCTCGGCCGCTGA
- a CDS encoding glycosyltransferase, producing the protein MSNADGSSEPTLSVVIPVYNDPAGMRLTLESVTEQTYPTERYEVLAVDNGSTDGTPEVIRAFSSFYDNVHLLVEDEVQGSYAARNEGIEHARGEVVSFVDADMTVEENWAESVLDSYDRHGWDYMGCPVELYVEGEETLTATYDRTLGGFPVERYMREREFTGTGSLSIRREVFDSVGTFDERIVSQGDGEFGKRVAEAGFVQHFEPTITMYHAARTDLRAWLGKQVRIGRGAIQKQVYYPDRTEAAERAHPLHPRKFLPPKPWGFYRRLTDETDPSPGEVGGLYAIDYASKLARTAGGIAEWIERSRSGEWN; encoded by the coding sequence GTGAGCAACGCAGACGGGTCGAGCGAACCGACGCTCTCGGTGGTGATCCCGGTCTACAACGACCCGGCGGGGATGAGGCTGACCCTGGAGTCGGTGACGGAACAGACCTATCCCACAGAGCGCTACGAGGTGCTCGCCGTCGACAACGGGAGCACCGACGGGACTCCCGAGGTGATCCGGGCATTCTCTTCGTTCTACGATAACGTCCACCTGCTCGTCGAGGACGAGGTCCAGGGCTCGTACGCCGCCCGCAACGAAGGGATCGAACACGCACGCGGGGAGGTCGTATCGTTCGTCGACGCGGATATGACCGTCGAGGAAAACTGGGCCGAGTCGGTCCTCGACTCCTACGATCGACACGGCTGGGACTACATGGGCTGTCCGGTCGAACTCTATGTAGAAGGAGAGGAGACGCTCACCGCGACCTACGACCGGACGCTCGGCGGGTTCCCCGTCGAACGGTACATGCGAGAGCGCGAGTTCACCGGAACGGGCAGCCTCTCGATCCGACGCGAGGTGTTCGATTCTGTCGGAACCTTCGACGAGCGGATCGTCTCGCAGGGCGACGGCGAGTTCGGAAAGCGCGTCGCCGAGGCAGGCTTCGTCCAGCACTTCGAGCCGACAATCACGATGTACCACGCGGCGCGGACGGATCTGCGCGCGTGGCTCGGAAAGCAGGTCCGGATCGGACGCGGGGCGATCCAGAAGCAGGTCTACTATCCCGATCGGACGGAAGCGGCCGAACGCGCCCATCCCCTTCACCCGCGGAAGTTCCTCCCCCCGAAACCGTGGGGCTTCTACCGACGGCTCACCGACGAGACGGATCCGAGTCCCGGAGAGGTGGGCGGGCTCTACGCGATCGACTACGCGAGCAAACTCGCCCGGACCGCCGGCGGGATCGCCGAGTGGATCGAACGGTCCCGAAGCGGGGAGTGGAACTAG
- a CDS encoding glycosyltransferase: MSSILGSIRRGRSGEETFPSTSIVIEWENVIHAEESRSERMLRALNAQLAELADRFPETPEIIFVYNPEDVEETQIRHLASLTLDDHHDPQFVASPGSHFYELKNVGAERATGDVLVYVDSDVVPQAGWLAEIVSPFLEEGTEMVLGHPYVETDTRYKSAVAMFWFFPTEEEAYEGYMACNVAFSREAFLEYRFPEEDSYRGQCVELKRRLEIDERCLYNAPEAKVSHPAMNGLDHFVNRAVCSGYDSDFWYRYGEERSEKDRAKAAVSKLVHRAKQVGYNVLSRRESVSNDPATIALALALGASYYLLEFVARLVAIVRPSLIERHFRI; the protein is encoded by the coding sequence ATGAGCAGCATACTCGGCTCCATCAGGCGCGGCCGGTCGGGAGAGGAGACGTTCCCCTCGACCTCGATCGTCATCGAGTGGGAGAACGTCATCCACGCCGAGGAGAGCCGTTCCGAGAGAATGCTCCGGGCGCTGAACGCCCAGCTAGCGGAGCTCGCCGATCGCTTTCCCGAGACGCCGGAGATCATCTTCGTCTACAACCCCGAGGACGTCGAGGAGACCCAGATCAGACACTTGGCGTCGCTCACGCTCGACGACCACCACGACCCGCAGTTCGTCGCCTCGCCGGGCTCGCACTTCTACGAACTGAAGAACGTCGGTGCCGAGCGCGCCACCGGCGACGTGCTCGTCTACGTCGACAGCGACGTCGTCCCCCAGGCGGGCTGGCTGGCGGAGATCGTCTCGCCGTTTCTCGAGGAGGGGACGGAGATGGTGCTCGGCCACCCCTACGTCGAGACCGACACCCGGTACAAGTCCGCCGTCGCGATGTTCTGGTTCTTCCCGACCGAGGAGGAGGCCTACGAGGGCTACATGGCGTGTAACGTCGCGTTCTCGCGCGAGGCGTTCCTCGAGTACCGCTTTCCCGAGGAGGACTCCTACCGGGGCCAGTGCGTCGAACTGAAGCGTCGACTCGAAATCGACGAGAGGTGCCTCTACAACGCGCCGGAGGCGAAGGTCTCACACCCCGCGATGAACGGGCTCGATCACTTCGTCAACCGCGCGGTCTGCAGCGGCTACGACTCGGACTTCTGGTACCGCTACGGCGAGGAGAGGAGCGAGAAAGACCGCGCGAAAGCGGCGGTCTCGAAGCTCGTTCACCGCGCGAAACAGGTGGGGTACAACGTGCTCTCGCGACGCGAATCCGTCTCGAACGATCCGGCGACGATCGCGCTCGCGCTCGCGCTCGGCGCGTCGTACTACCTCCTTGAGTTCGTCGCCCGACTCGTCGCCATCGTCAGACCGAGCCTGATCGAGCGACACTTCCGGATCTGA
- a CDS encoding CDP-glycerol glycerophosphotransferase family protein has translation MATVLFALSLVSPRDDSLWVFGSNGGDAFRDNAKYLYLHAADEREHVRAVWLSRNEEVIERLRSSGYEAYHVDSLRGIRANLRAGYVFVTHGMPDVNRWCSGGATKVLLWHGVALKRIGWDAPKLRHRRERLKRVMKDTLFDRYDWITVPSEAMVGPFASAFRIGEDRVLTTGYPRNDVPAGTWTGADPTREVELERRYRAYHEEGPVVLYMPTIHRETGESIVDHLDLDAFDQWLAERDARLLFKPHPAEPIDLGGGFSRIEEVPEGVDVYPLLEYADVVLTDYSSVYFDFLLLDRPVVFYPFDLLGYREERGFYPEYEAVTPGPVATTFAGLLDRLDDVLETDEYAADRTAVREEFLWTGPGSRCRSVGDRFDPRADTSGGR, from the coding sequence TTGGCGACAGTCCTGTTCGCCCTCTCGCTGGTCAGTCCTCGCGATGACTCACTGTGGGTCTTCGGCTCGAACGGCGGCGACGCCTTTCGCGACAACGCGAAGTACCTCTACCTGCACGCCGCCGACGAGCGCGAGCACGTCAGGGCGGTGTGGCTCTCGCGGAACGAGGAGGTCATCGAGCGACTCCGATCGAGCGGATACGAGGCGTACCACGTCGACTCCCTCCGTGGGATCCGGGCGAACCTCCGTGCGGGGTACGTCTTCGTGACGCACGGCATGCCGGACGTGAACCGGTGGTGTTCCGGTGGAGCGACGAAAGTCCTGCTCTGGCACGGCGTCGCGCTGAAACGGATCGGCTGGGACGCACCGAAACTCCGACACCGGAGAGAGCGTCTGAAGCGGGTGATGAAGGACACGCTCTTCGACCGCTACGACTGGATCACGGTACCGTCGGAGGCGATGGTCGGACCGTTCGCCTCCGCGTTCCGGATCGGAGAGGACAGGGTGCTCACGACCGGCTACCCGCGAAACGACGTGCCGGCGGGGACGTGGACGGGTGCGGACCCGACGAGGGAGGTGGAACTCGAACGGCGCTATCGCGCGTACCACGAGGAGGGACCGGTGGTCCTCTACATGCCGACGATCCACCGCGAGACGGGAGAGAGCATCGTCGATCATCTCGACCTCGACGCGTTCGATCAGTGGCTCGCCGAGCGGGACGCCCGTCTGCTGTTCAAACCGCACCCCGCCGAACCGATCGACCTCGGTGGAGGGTTCTCCAGGATCGAGGAGGTGCCCGAGGGCGTCGACGTCTATCCGCTGCTCGAGTACGCCGACGTGGTGCTCACCGACTACTCGTCGGTCTACTTCGACTTCCTCCTACTCGACCGGCCGGTCGTCTTCTACCCGTTCGATCTCTTAGGGTACCGGGAGGAACGCGGGTTCTATCCCGAGTACGAGGCGGTGACGCCCGGGCCAGTAGCGACGACGTTCGCGGGCCTCCTCGACCGACTGGACGACGTACTCGAGACCGACGAGTACGCCGCCGATCGCACGGCAGTTCGCGAGGAGTTCCTGTGGACCGGGCCCGGGAGCCGGTGTCGATCGGTCGGCGACCGGTTCGACCCGCGTGCCGATACGTCGGGGGGGAGGTGA
- a CDS encoding DUF7847 domain-containing protein, with product MIAIRSVSTAVRTIRDHPILLAGGLVFAALGELSALGQLGGPAVSVGLSFAFLLVWPFAIAGLVGMANADLDGETGLDRFLPEARSNYLSMLGATILFVLAILVVYVAMFVLTMVVGIVGGVALFSLGEGGVLGAGLLLLGLILASLLVVVLAFVFLQFFYAAVVVSDESAIGSLSASVGLVRENFLGVLG from the coding sequence ATGATCGCGATACGCTCCGTGTCGACGGCCGTTCGGACGATCCGAGACCACCCGATCCTGCTGGCCGGCGGTCTGGTGTTCGCAGCGCTCGGCGAGCTATCTGCGCTCGGACAGCTCGGCGGTCCGGCCGTCAGCGTCGGGCTCTCGTTCGCCTTCCTCCTCGTCTGGCCGTTCGCCATCGCGGGTCTGGTCGGGATGGCGAACGCGGATCTCGACGGCGAGACGGGGCTCGATCGGTTCCTCCCGGAGGCGCGTTCGAACTACCTCTCGATGCTCGGTGCGACGATCCTGTTCGTGCTCGCGATCCTGGTCGTCTACGTCGCGATGTTCGTCCTCACGATGGTCGTCGGTATCGTCGGCGGCGTCGCCCTGTTCAGCCTCGGCGAGGGAGGGGTGCTCGGGGCCGGCCTGCTACTCCTCGGACTGATCCTCGCGAGCCTGCTGGTGGTCGTTCTGGCCTTCGTCTTCTTGCAGTTCTTCTACGCGGCGGTCGTCGTCTCCGACGAGAGTGCGATCGGCTCCCTCTCCGCGAGCGTCGGTCTCGTGAGGGAGAACTTCCTCGGCGTGCTCGGCTAG
- a CDS encoding phosphocholine cytidylyltransferase family protein, translated as MNDDRRAIVLAAGQGKRLQPLTDETPKTLLDVGSQSILDHILDSLEANGYEEAVVVTGFGREQVEAHCDAREGIGIEFVHNADYDTTNNIYSLWLAREYAEGGFTLINADTLFPASSLEKLCAAEGSALLVDTEQDLDDEEMQVAFGSDHIETIGKNLDSENRETGVYLEDGDGEYIGVSRFTAEDTTLLFGHIEEFVERGAVTDWYEAAFDRLFDEREIGYVEVDDTWMEIDTPEDLERARTRWPEAHVEQSL; from the coding sequence ATGAACGACGACCGACGAGCGATCGTCCTCGCGGCGGGGCAGGGAAAGCGACTCCAGCCGCTCACCGACGAGACGCCGAAGACGCTTCTCGACGTGGGGAGCCAGTCGATCCTCGATCACATCCTCGACAGCCTCGAAGCCAACGGCTACGAGGAGGCCGTCGTCGTGACGGGCTTCGGGCGCGAACAGGTCGAAGCTCACTGCGACGCCCGCGAGGGCATCGGGATCGAGTTCGTCCACAACGCCGACTACGACACGACGAACAACATCTACTCGCTCTGGCTCGCCCGCGAGTACGCCGAAGGCGGGTTCACCCTCATCAACGCGGACACCCTCTTCCCCGCGAGCAGTCTCGAGAAGCTGTGTGCAGCCGAGGGGAGCGCGCTGCTCGTCGACACCGAGCAGGACCTCGACGACGAGGAGATGCAGGTCGCCTTCGGTTCCGACCACATCGAAACCATCGGGAAGAACCTGGATAGTGAGAACCGAGAAACAGGTGTCTACCTCGAGGACGGCGACGGGGAGTACATCGGCGTCTCGCGCTTTACCGCCGAGGATACGACGCTCCTGTTCGGGCACATCGAGGAGTTCGTCGAGCGCGGGGCCGTGACGGACTGGTACGAGGCGGCGTTCGACCGGCTCTTCGACGAGCGCGAGATCGGTTACGTCGAGGTCGACGACACCTGGATGGAGATCGACACGCCCGAGGACCTCGAACGGGCGCGCACCCGATGGCCCGAGGCGCACGTCGAGCAGTCGCTGTGA
- a CDS encoding polysaccharide deacetylase family protein, which produces MKRGLRELGRTGLYQRLPDSHNTVLAYHSVGGGGYDDIPPERLGAQLEWLTATYEVVDLPAVLERGDRKRIALTFDDALRSFQENVVPLLREYDVPATVFAIGGSVTDPPGLDSIRGEPLMTAEQLRAVADDPLVTVGSHTMTHVPLSEITDEAELHEEITGGTERVESAVGVGIDRFSYPFYEWSAEAREVVAERHEYAVRGEGSHALIGEDTDPYLVPRINGAVPLSTLRFTVSDAKKHLTRLS; this is translated from the coding sequence GTGAAGCGAGGACTGCGGGAACTCGGGCGGACAGGGCTCTACCAGCGGCTTCCGGACAGCCACAACACCGTCCTTGCCTATCACTCGGTCGGTGGCGGTGGGTACGACGACATCCCTCCAGAACGGCTCGGAGCGCAGCTCGAGTGGCTCACTGCGACCTACGAGGTCGTCGACCTTCCCGCAGTCCTGGAGCGAGGCGATCGAAAGCGGATCGCGCTCACGTTCGACGACGCGCTCCGGTCGTTCCAGGAGAACGTGGTTCCACTGCTTCGCGAGTACGACGTCCCGGCCACCGTCTTCGCCATCGGGGGGTCGGTGACCGACCCGCCGGGGCTGGATTCGATCCGGGGTGAACCGCTCATGACGGCAGAACAGCTGCGAGCGGTCGCCGACGACCCGCTCGTGACCGTCGGCTCGCACACGATGACCCACGTCCCGCTCTCGGAGATCACCGACGAAGCGGAGTTACACGAGGAGATCACCGGCGGGACCGAACGCGTCGAGTCCGCCGTCGGAGTCGGGATCGACCGGTTCAGTTACCCGTTCTACGAGTGGTCGGCGGAGGCCAGAGAGGTCGTGGCGGAACGCCACGAGTACGCCGTCAGGGGGGAGGGATCACACGCGCTCATCGGGGAGGACACCGATCCGTACCTCGTCCCCCGAATAAACGGCGCCGTCCCCCTCTCGACGCTCAGGTTCACCGTCTCGGACGCGAAGAAACACCTCACGCGGCTCTCGTAA
- a CDS encoding DsbA family protein: MDDGFPPDRNTSGSRRSRRAVLAAAAAAGLSGCLGSGALDIGGSDDDPDSAVPADDTESPNATDSANETDSSEFDLEEYETDGSDDEDDGNGKDSEDGENDPEPVDPVHTERFTVDYGHPVADGLGRRPFLGSLPEETGAVVVEFEDASCQVCARFHERTFPEFETELIDSGRVTFVTRQFPRTAAWAEPATHALEATFARDEPSFWELRGEYYDAQDSLNDESVLDHTRGFLRGTDVDGEAVAEDVEDGTFDPMVDLDLDVRRRAGFFRTPSFFLFREGEFLTRIVGNQPVSVFESALQV; the protein is encoded by the coding sequence ATGGACGACGGTTTCCCTCCCGACAGGAACACGAGCGGGTCCCGGCGGTCGCGACGAGCGGTCCTCGCTGCCGCCGCGGCCGCTGGACTCTCCGGCTGTCTCGGCAGTGGGGCGCTCGACATCGGAGGATCGGACGACGATCCGGACTCCGCCGTGCCCGCCGACGACACCGAGTCACCGAACGCGACCGACTCGGCGAACGAGACAGACTCCTCGGAGTTCGACCTCGAGGAGTACGAGACGGACGGGAGCGACGACGAGGACGATGGAAACGGCAAGGACAGCGAGGACGGCGAGAACGACCCCGAACCGGTCGATCCGGTCCACACCGAGCGGTTCACCGTCGACTACGGCCACCCGGTCGCGGACGGCCTCGGCCGACGGCCGTTCCTGGGCTCGCTCCCCGAGGAGACCGGTGCGGTGGTCGTCGAGTTCGAGGACGCCTCCTGCCAGGTCTGTGCACGCTTTCACGAGCGGACCTTCCCGGAGTTCGAGACGGAACTGATCGACAGCGGCCGTGTGACGTTCGTCACCCGTCAGTTCCCCCGGACCGCGGCGTGGGCCGAGCCCGCGACACACGCCTTGGAGGCGACGTTCGCGCGCGACGAGCCCTCCTTCTGGGAGCTTCGTGGGGAGTACTACGACGCACAGGACTCGCTCAACGACGAATCCGTTCTCGATCACACCCGGGGATTCCTCCGTGGAACGGACGTCGACGGCGAGGCCGTCGCCGAGGACGTCGAAGACGGGACGTTCGATCCGATGGTCGATCTGGACCTCGACGTCCGACGTCGGGCGGGCTTCTTCCGGACGCCCTCCTTCTTCCTCTTCAGGGAGGGGGAGTTCCTCACGCGGATCGTCGGCAACCAGCCGGTGTCGGTCTTCGAGAGCGCGCTCCAGGTGTGA
- a CDS encoding thioredoxin domain-containing protein — protein sequence MDTPTTRRRLLRGTGVTLAAALAGCMGDDDPPENATNTTNATDSTNRTSTPTPTETPEPTEEANDGPDDEEPEEALGTLLVTLEDESGTPVTSDVSVTVEHEREPFSERYDEGIGEGRLSVQIEEAGAHTVTVHSPEETYETVEETVEVDEADETVAFTLVEREPEYDTSEIDEPSGALFDAPIPETPELHEFAVAGTGDAPVTATVYGGWKCSYTLRFVREVLPTVIEEFVRTGEVDLRFRAVGYRQNGNPYHGPDGVDAARAGLAVWYHDPAAYWRYFETFFHNMNQYHGWAETETVMAIAETAEVSDRRGIESAVEGGAYRAQIDDTMEIATDYEMETIPRMVIGEDGDEDAEEIRASDLATVREALREAVDSA from the coding sequence ATGGACACCCCGACGACTCGTCGACGGCTGCTACGGGGAACGGGCGTCACCCTGGCGGCCGCGCTGGCCGGCTGCATGGGTGACGACGACCCGCCGGAGAACGCCACGAACACGACGAACGCGACCGATTCGACGAACCGGACGTCGACTCCCACGCCCACCGAGACGCCGGAGCCGACCGAGGAGGCGAACGACGGCCCGGACGACGAGGAACCGGAAGAGGCGCTCGGGACCCTCCTCGTCACACTCGAAGACGAATCGGGAACCCCGGTAACGAGCGACGTTTCGGTGACGGTCGAGCACGAACGCGAGCCGTTCTCCGAGCGCTACGACGAGGGGATCGGCGAGGGACGCCTCTCGGTCCAGATCGAGGAGGCTGGCGCGCACACGGTCACCGTACACAGCCCCGAAGAGACCTACGAGACGGTCGAGGAGACCGTCGAGGTCGACGAGGCGGACGAGACGGTCGCGTTCACGCTCGTCGAACGGGAGCCGGAGTACGACACCTCGGAGATCGACGAGCCGTCGGGCGCGCTGTTCGACGCACCGATCCCCGAGACCCCGGAGCTCCACGAGTTCGCGGTCGCCGGTACCGGGGACGCCCCCGTGACCGCGACGGTCTACGGTGGCTGGAAGTGCAGTTACACGCTCCGGTTCGTCCGGGAGGTCCTCCCCACTGTGATCGAGGAGTTCGTCCGCACCGGCGAGGTCGACCTCCGGTTCCGGGCGGTCGGCTACAGACAGAACGGGAACCCGTACCACGGCCCGGACGGCGTCGACGCCGCACGGGCCGGCCTCGCCGTCTGGTACCACGATCCCGCGGCCTACTGGCGGTACTTCGAGACCTTCTTCCACAACATGAACCAGTACCACGGCTGGGCCGAGACCGAGACGGTGATGGCGATCGCAGAGACCGCCGAGGTCTCGGACCGGCGGGGGATCGAGAGCGCCGTCGAGGGCGGGGCCTACCGCGCACAGATCGACGACACGATGGAGATCGCGACGGACTACGAGATGGAGACGATCCCCCGGATGGTGATCGGGGAGGACGGGGACGAGGATGCCGAAGAGATCAGGGCCTCGGACCTCGCGACGGTTCGAGAAGCGCTCCGGGAGGCGGTCGACTCGGCCTGA